One region of Leishmania panamensis strain MHOM/PA/94/PSC-1 chromosome 28 sequence genomic DNA includes:
- a CDS encoding hypothetical protein (TriTrypDB/GeneDB-style sysID: LpmP.28.1060) has product MGDTEDGLLSRRRFHSADEERDLSPGLIVRLKYAMYLFVALLLSMMVRGLMSSLFDKIPWLEKGCAMSSKGGVIQAACGAEMLVYRVSFALTVFFGIHWLSVSDLTCCIRSSDRVELQRSFFTVKTVLLVLLFITTLFVPNGFFSVYAHLCLVCSGLYLLVNVIFLVDFAYQWSDDWSNRADDNPKWMWYLLAIAIGSFTLAIAVIVASFVIYVPHSNCNYNACAITSVVVGAFIYLILSIYVPHGSIVPSSIVFLYTSFILFFTLRTTDNEHCNRMATHSSSTTYSIVQTISTMVLTCFTLLYSVVAAGGSGTSLQIGQDDDGLAEDPEETGHLSHYMFFYTIMIFGSMYLAMLGSSWHVSGAGEDGLSKSINLAFWVRLTTVWAAMLLYIWSLVAPYTCCKGRDFGFAVEEDWV; this is encoded by the coding sequence ATGGGCGACACCGAGGATGGATTGCTGAGCCGCCGGCGCTTCCACAGCGCcgatgaggagagggactTGTCACCTGGCCTGATTGTACGACTCAAATATGCCATGTACTTGTTTGTTGCACTTCTACTTTCTATGATGGTGCGCGGGCTGATGAGCTCCTTGTTCGACAAGATACCGTGGCTCGAAAAGGGGTGTGCCATGAGCAGCAAAGGAGGCGTGATTCAAGCCGCGTGCGGTGCGGAAATGCTCGTCTACCGCGTGAGCTTCGCGCTCACCGTCTTCTTCGGCATTCATTGGCTTTCCGTGTCTGACCTGACGTGTTGCATCCGCAGCAGTGACCGTGTCGAACTTcagcgcagcttcttcacCGTCAAGACGGTGCTGCTAGTGCTCCTTTTCATCACGACGCTCTTCGTTCCTAACGGCTTCTTTTCCGTGTACGCCCACCTGTGTCTCGTCTGCTCTGGCTTGTACCTCTTGGTGAACGTCATCTTCCTCGTGGACTTTGCGTACCAGTGGAGCGACGACTGGAGCAACCGCGCAGATGACAACCCCAAGTGGATGTGGTACCTCCTCGCCATCGCCATAGGCAGTTTTACTCTTGCCATTGCCGTCATTGTTGCGTCGTTTGTGATCTACGTTCCGCACTCGAACTGCAACTACAATGCATGCGCCATCACGAGCGTCGTCGTGGGCGCGTTCATTTACTTAATCCTCTCCATTTACGTTCCGCACGGCTCCATCGTCCCGAGCAGCATCGTCTTCCTTTACACTAGCTtcatcctcttcttcacgctGCGTACGACGGACAATGAGCACTGCAACCGCATGGCCACGcactcgagcagcaccacctaCTCGATTGTGCAGACCATCTCCACGATGGTGCTCACCTGCTTCACGCTGCTCTACAGCGTTGTGGCTGCTGGCGGTAGTGGCACGTCCCTTCAAATTGGCCAGGATGACGACGGCTTGGCCGAGGACCCCGAGGAAACTGGCCACTTGTCACATTACATGTTTTTCTACACCATCATGATCTTCGGCTCAATGTACCTGGCGATGCTCGGCAGCTCCTGGCACGTCAGTGGCGCTGGTGAGGATGGCTTGTCGAAGAGCATTAACCTTGCCTTCTGGGTGCGCCTGACGACAGTCTGGGCAGCAATGTTGCTGTATATTTGGTCTCTGGTGGCGCCATACACGTGCTGCAAGGGTCGCGACTTTGGCTTTGCGGTTGAGGAAGATTGGGTGTGA
- a CDS encoding hypothetical protein (TriTrypDB/GeneDB-style sysID: LpmP.28.1070), whose amino-acid sequence MQSLWRNSCRTRTLLHIPRPRRPEWRHSDALNVVETRMPNTILYARRTVYGNGSIQHSGMRRGASDVAHSSSPPVTDTHAAANCSGALVHLTQVDMFSQSRIKNYIQRVTTPTGNNNCSSRSVGVETAPRLLSDAERTVYAAKIGRVCAEKVWISSFDLPVDVLVNAKISRQAITVTGLAMEAKLATVAACMHAERCLDALSIPLFTSERRQHQRVLQAEAEGRTAPEITAEPLELSSLQLPLGVFLPAATSAEVIREAGKTRSFQPLQTSSTPTSRGRDGEVSTTSGASTQDQSARPYRGLLRRPARRWDAIKPRYGAEWFIRVTLEELATLQSTILEHNRPLVDDEDMDEMDAVVIPANEVEVLQAEVVPGNGSGAAAAADTVSNTGYRDAHGLHVPPAPKVLAYEERLVSIESKSAQEMVDETEGRTFDLVEDDFESWYLEKEAPNSPCLRDPGAVARVSRYLERVTGHDFDSSVQTRSSEEDTNVWQQRPLKVSVKLKTWYTMWLDIPGIPVSAVGKATTQEGARDLCAMHAELLLGWFGIHVYDTPREQAMYYDACLRWGRLIAAEPIDPATVDVKTANLPKPLKEWFRNISKLRARRSERSVVEKLLHLNRVVVHVARRHLVEINIVGSPDYAELLSLAGPCLRAFMVANRHPFESATFCYVYTKDSQYRSTVYLPLPEQYGVRGGYAIAETPASAILLCALHAVDVLCALDVVPAVCMEQPRWQRMMELRESLGLILPVSYQYKKRLARVSSPEAAAALGPPPPPPPTRLRSPPAYRDVPTSATGRIPPYREVWQIMLTDADVFDVAPDMHALSSEAMRLRMSTWFDFPQTLFEEFAHFAFGWRIGERRHGEYLFHYTGPQHYRGTSRLIANNFWMELPLDQAVYGRRVALGRCFNRKGAERMMYIHSLRIAHTLKITPWDTLPLSTLAENLYGNDMGRAKLRHHQWKWICSTLLECNHIDGVTDQKRKECAAVPEAEIMHEFVRSVEAGSAATAAGSASPVSSEGGNVGSSTIDLRHVLSPHPVMSRDLAVRTLI is encoded by the coding sequence aTGCAGTCGCTGTGGCGGAATTCATGCCGCACTCGGACGTTGCTGCACATTCCGCGGCCGAGGCGTCCAGAATGGAGACACTCAGATGCACTGAATGTCGTGGAGACGCGAATGCCAAACACCATCTTGTACGCGCGACGTACTGTGTATGGCAATGGTAGCATACAACATTCTGGGATGCGACGTGGTGCGAGTGATGTGGCTCActcttcctcacctccagtgaccgacacacacgccgctgcAAACTGTAGTGGTGCGCTGGTGCATCTCACTCAGGTCGATATGTTTTCGCAATCGCGAATCAAAAACTACATCCAGCGCGTCACGACGCCCACCGGTAACAACAattgcagcagcagaagcgtcGGTGTCGAGACTGCACCGCGGCTGTTGAGTGATGCAGAGAGAACAGTGTATGCGGCCAAGATCggacgcgtgtgtgcggaaAAAGTGTGGATCTCATCCTTTGACCTACCTGTGGACGTTCTCGTGAACGCGAAGATCTCGCGCCAAGCAATCACGGTTACCGGTCTCGCGATGGAGGCGAAGCTGGCAACTGTGGCGGCGTGCATGCACGCCGAACGCTGCCTCGACGCGTTGAGCATCCCCCTCTTCACGTCGGAGCGGCGCCAGCATCAACGCGTACTAcaggccgaggcggagggtCGCACTGCCCCTGAGATCACAGCCGAGCCGCTGGAActgtcgtcgctgcagctgccactcGGCGTCTTCCTTCCTGCTGCCACTTCTGCTGAGGTTATTCGAGAAGCCGGGAAGACACGGTCTTTTCAGCCATTGCAGACCTCCTCGACACCGACGAGCCGAGGGCGTGATGGCGAGGTGAGCACTACATCTGGTGCGTCGACCCAAGACCAAAGTGCACGGCCTTATAGGGGCCTCCTTCGGCGTCCCGCGCGCCGCTGGGATGCGATTAAGCCTCGGTATGGCGCTGAGTGGTTCATTCGCGTAACCCTTGAGGAGCTCGCTACTCTGCAATCGACGATCTTGGAGCACAATCGGCCGCTTGTAGACGACGAAGATATGGATGAAATGGACGCTGTCGTCATCCCTGCGAACGAGGTTGAGGTTctgcaggcggaggtggtgcccGGCAACGgtagtggtgctgctgccgccgccgacacTGTAAGCAATACTGGTTACCGAGATGCGCACGGCCTTCACGTGCCGCCCGCGCCGAAGGTGCTCGCGTACGAGGAGAGACTGGTTAGCATCGAGTCCAAGTCGGCGCAAGAAATGGTGGACGAGACGGAGGGCCGCACCTTTGACCTGGTCGAGGACGACTTCGAGAGTTGGTACCTCGAGAAGGAAGCACCCAACAGTCCCTGCCTGCGTGACCCGGGCGCGGTGGCACGTGTGAGCAGGTATCTGGAGCGCGTGACAGGGCACGACTTCGACTCCAGTGTCCAGACGCGGTCGTCGGAGGAAGACACAAAtgtgtggcagcagcggcccctTAAGGTGAGTGTGAAGCTCAAAACGTGGTACACCATGTGGCTTGACATTCCTGGAATTCCAGTATCTGCTGTAGGTAAGGCAACGACGCAAGAGGGGGCGCGTGACCTCTGCGCCATGCACGCCGAACTTCTTCTGGGGTGGTTCGGTATTCACGTGTACGATACCCCTCGAGAGCAGGCAATGTACTACGATGCGTGCTTACGCTGGGGCcgcctcatcgccgccgagCCCATCGACCCAGCCACCGTTGATGTGAAGACCGCGAATTTGCCGAAGCCGCTGAAAGAGTGGTTCCGCAACATAAGCAAGCTCCGAGCCCGGCGCTCCGAGCGAAGCGTAGTGGAGAAGCTTCTTCATCTCAACCGTGTGGTTGTCCACGTGGCTCGGAGGCATCTTGTCGAGATCAACATCGTAGGCAGCCCCGACTATGCAGAACTACTTTCACTGGCGGGCCCATGCCTCCGCGCCTTCATGGTTGCGAACCGGCACCCGTTCGAGAGCGCCACCTTCTGCTACGTCTATACCAAAGATAGCCAGTATCGCTCGACTGTGTATCTGCCTCTGCCAGAGCAGTACGGCGTGCGCGGTGGGTACGCCATTGCGGAGACGCCCGCGTCCGCCATTCTTTTGTGCGCTCTCCACGCTGTCGACGTACTGTGCGCGCTGGATGTCGTGCCTGCGGTGTGCATGGAACAGCCACGATGGCAGCGTATGATGGAGTTGCGCGAGTCTCTCGGCCTCATCCTGCCAGTCTCGTATCAGTACAAGAAGCGACTGGCGCGCGTGTCTAGCCCagaagcagctgccgctcttggcccgccgccgccgccgccgcctacGCGGCTGCGCTCTCCTCCCGCCTACCGCGACGTACCAACGTCAGCAACCGGTAGAATCCCACCCTATCGAGAGGTGTGGCAGATCATGTTAACCGACGCTGATGTGTTCGACGTTGCGCCTGACATGCACGCGTTGAGCTCCGAGGCAATGCGCCTACGTATGTCTACCTGGTTTGACTTTCCGCAGACTCTGTTTGAAGAGTTTGCGCACTTCGCGTTCGGCTGGCGAATCGGAGAGCGGCGACACGGTGAATACCTGTTCCACTACACCGGGCCGCAGCACTATCGAGGCACCAGCCGCTTAATCGCGAACAACTTCTGGATGGAGCTGCCGCTTGACCAAGCAGTGTACGGACGTCGAGTCGCACTCGGTCGTTGCTTCAACCGCAAAGGAGCAGAGCGGATGATGTACATACACTCCCTCCGCATCGCGCACACACTGAAGATCACCCCGTGGGACACGCTACCGCTCTCAACGCTGGCGGAGAATTTGTACGGCAATGATATGGGCCGTGCCAAATTGCGGCATCATCAATGGAAGTGGATCTGCAGCACACTGCTCGAATGCAATCACATCGACGGTGTTACGGACCAGAAGCGTAAGGAGTGCGCTGCCGTACCCGAGGCAGAGATCATGCACGAGTTCGTTCGGTCAGTCGAGGCTGGGtccgctgctactgccgctGGCTCCGCCTCTCCAGTCTCTTCGGAGGGCGGCAATGTCGGTTCCTCCACCATTGACCTGCGTCACGTGCTGTCACCACATCCTGTAATGTCACGTGACCTGGCGGTCAGAACTCTGATTTAG
- a CDS encoding ribosomal protein S20, putative (TriTrypDB/GeneDB-style sysID: LpmP.28.1080), with product MDYPKKTQAAPAEGQTVRLTITSRNAKAVESVTSQLLMRARDEKVTIHGPVRLPTRTLKITTRKTPCGNGTNTWDTFELKIYKRIIDLHAPTEQVKKITSFTMESGVDVSITILDR from the coding sequence ATGGACTACCCGAAGAAGACCCAGGCGGCGCCCGCGGAGGGCCAGACGGTGCGTCTGACGATCACATCGCGCAACGCGAAGGCTGTGGAGTCTGTgacgtcgcagctgctgatgcgcgcgcgcgacgaGAAGGTGACGATTCACGGTCCCGTGCGGCTGCCGACGCGCACGCTGAAGATCACGACCCGCAAGACGCCTTGCGGTAACGGTACGAACACGTGGGACACGTTCGAGCTGAAGATCTACAAGCGCATCATCGACCTTCACGCGCCGACGGAGCAGGTGAAGAAGATCACGAGCTTCACGATGGAGTCCGGCGTGGACGTGTCGATCACGATCCTGGACCGGTAA
- a CDS encoding hypothetical protein (TriTrypDB/GeneDB-style sysID: LpmP.28.1090), with translation MDKKTALAQLRQSKFVYERGLERQEAERRTKLHRFLDQHKHASQWATSLVALEDAVRHGVMPNDAALCRAMFQCGQRGQLQAAKRVYVDLYRQIGRPRPLTAHVAFMAACADAGDFAEAHRQFRVLRDRDVVQHAKNVSHCPVVNDDLTTEYLRAALCASLGRRPASGEEGAAAAAGAAPIPVTRSQNSSTSESAQSSLSSKTVKEEATPQAAHWSQHRPRGGGYGGKSRADASTQNADGTSASSPWQVALEEFVALRKDAGMFRKSNELTPLLLETATQLACLGRQWHLCLSILRSAEAEQALIPPEAYDAAIRACYQARKPTQVVWLMEQLIATRVPPDERSVRLALSASEEVSAQERARQSLSSSGIDAVGGGGRGWSMALTLFQALERNGFPLYQQSYEAPLRACVNAGRWKEAFQMLNIMRRDHRPVSAPVYAQALASRIEAATTWVEVRRLMRTASLAEGHASVVVLYLAALRACMRLRDWTHFAELNREMRDRDIPETYDKMRLLIEAAYLQKQYHSVLMRFARFENITQHERRRVVEDKLVRLYEEDFDLSPALLEMVLEAFEKIKGHADPMVEAAYQAALRRMERERGGQSLVGAHTAPEAWMYSQRAREARTSPEFH, from the coding sequence ATGGACAAGAAGACGgctctcgcgcagctgcgccagtcGAAGTTTGTCTATGAGCGCGGCCTTGAGCgacaggaggcggagcgacGAACAAAGCTGCATCGATTTCTTGATCAGCACAAGCACGCCAGTCAATGGGCAACGTCTCTTGTAGCTCTTGAGGATGCAGTGCGGCACGGTGTGATGCCGAACGACGCGGCCCTTTGCCGCGCCATGTTCCAGTGCGGTCAGCGTGGGCAGCTCCAGGCTGCAAAGCGAGTGTACGTCGATCTCTACCGTCAGATCGGTCGTCCGCGCCCCCTTACTGCTCATGTGGCCTTCATGGCTGCTTGTGCAGACGCCGGTGACTTTGCTGAGGCACACCGGCAATTTCGCGTGCTACGTGATCGAGATGTCGTACAACACGCCAAGAATGTGTCGCACTGCCCAGTGGTGAACGACGACCTCACAACCGAGTACTTGCGAGCCGCGCTGTGCGCCTCCCTCGGGCGGCGGCCTGCGagtggggaagaaggagccgctgcagccgccggcgcagcgccaaTACCCGTCACCCGGAGTCAAAACAGCTCAACGTCTGAGTCTGCCCAGAGTAGCCTCTCCTCCAAgacggtgaaggaggaggcaacaCCCCAGGCCGCGCATTGGAGCCAGCATCGTCCCCGAGGGGGTGGCTACGGCGGCAAATCTCGTGCAGATGCCTCTACGCAGAACGCTGACGGCacgtccgcctcctctccatgGCAGGTCGCGTTAGAGGAGTTTGTCGCCTTGCGCAAGGATGCAGGTATGTTTCGCAAGAGCAACGAGCTGACACCGTTACTGCTGGAGACGGCAACCCAACTCGCCTGCTTAGGCAGACAATGGCATCTGTGCCTTTCGATTCTCCGGAGTGCGGAGGCTGAGCAGGCGCTCATCCCGCCCGAAGCGTACGATGCAGCCATTCGTGCCTGTTACCAAGCGCGGAAGCCCACACAGGTGGTGTGGCTCATGGAGCAGCTCATAGCGACGCGCGTGCCTCCCGATGAGCGGAGTGTGCGACTGGCGCTGTCGGCGTCAGAAGAGGTCTCAGCTCAGGAACGTGCCCGACAGTCGCTTTCATCATCGGGTATCGATGCAGTTGGTGGGGGTGGTCGTGGGTGGTCGATGGCGCTCACACTCTTTCAAGCCCTTGAGCGCAACGGCTTCCCACTATATCAGCAGAGCTACGAGGCACcgttgcgtgcgtgtgtcaaCGCTGGTCGGTGGAAAGAGGCCTTTCAGATGCTGAACATCATGCGGCGTGACCACCGGCCTGTATCAGCCCCCGTGTATGCTCAGGCGCTGGCCTCTCGAATCGAAGCTGCCACAACGTGGGTAGAGGTGCGTCGGCTGATGCGCACCGCCAGCCTCGCAGAGGGGCACGCGAGTGTTGTGGTACTCTATCTTGCCGCGCTGCGGGCCTGCATGCGACTGCGCGACTGGACGCACTTTGCCGAGCTCAACCGTGAGATGCGGGACCGCGACATCCCCGAAACCTACGATAAGATGCGACTACTGATCGAGGCAGCATATCTCCAAAAGCAGTACCACAGCGTGCTCATGCGATTTGCTCGGTTTGAGAACATCACGCAGCATGAGCGTCGCCGCGTCGTCGAAGACAAGCTTGTGCGCCTCTACGAGGAGGACTTTGACCTGTCCCCGGCGCTGCTAGAGATGGTGCTGGAGGCATTCGAAAAGATAAAGGGCCACGCAGATCCTATGGTCGAGGCCGCCTACCAAGCTGCGCTTCGGCGCATGGaacgggagagaggcgggcaGAGCCTCGTCGGCGCTCACACCGCACCGGAAGCATGGATGTACTCACAGAGAGCCCGTGAGGCACGTACTTCACCCGAGTTTCATTAA
- a CDS encoding hypothetical protein (TriTrypDB/GeneDB-style sysID: LpmP.28.1100), with protein MHQRVDYVPPALAVTGKGLLEGTLQSKFVDVAPTTTAASAHRGSAAAAAERRSPTRKQPLVAKKVTSRDPRSRQRGKWLGQESKGITTMATTVSSCHVAGHQNSLLSLPQSRETAVEVSLVQNLKKQIACLELQLRVMKQQQDAMARMHRDSSARHDAERAKTSRTTSAARLMSVELPLLHAERIRHADAAAVTVKTPQSDDDAIARMRGVPAAYQTERSILLHNLESLTKDVEGLQGLALHLGRERDLMATEVIDFRAALREMKIENEAMAAECAAMHQLLETEKALRRAAEESVSPSTKGASSHRNIMTAADALSQRAYYKLQAERTAEALTLTKAKVHTLSVALQRERDAAKILEAQLCGGLDRIALMERRESALALYYQQLSGRFVTISSMLRHVLDVVPNELLQHQRIPSPERVPASQSAADEMTMAELRETLDAWHSETTAVMANAQHTTETITGGALALFEATTVTTVSITSDGDDEPPFISEEAAVTVPPPRIEVAQQSEPLPPPLHNPFVDVGAAAQMAVVLQDAQRGDRQDTHNQGATVSVPMKSEELSVPTEPDSEMMPSPAAPQRALLAEKTSVVNPTAVYHAAEIYKSAELPVNEKSGAVHVVFAPAEPFEKKQTAEMTAESSLAAPVEKGITADIPVDAPSSSGDTYEVPPAAETPSGITPLSPVTPSLNAALAAHVISDNDPIPVLSSKVASLDGEDTPAFHPPHSLTFTATVVPEEESPAPTSEGGVASENGVLLQEPQSTEADKTPPAGNLEPPTTGEQVRRDAGTETAAAGEAVPAVEIAVPRVPLPLLSTVTPLQAPSPPRSTLPPSPLGVAISPPLHQAFLPVLLPPAVLPPPIAAIPTSVLPTPPVPPPLEQQLELLNVRIDTQEAALAEMVRRYGGSS; from the coding sequence ATGCACCAACGCGTTGACTACGTCCCGCCCGCACTTGCAGTGACGGGTAAAGGTCTCTTAGAAGGTACTCTCCAGAGCAAGTTTGTCGACGTCGCACcaaccaccactgccgcttctgctcatagaggctctgctgctgctgctgctgaaagGCGCTCGCCGACACGAAAGCAGCCTCTTGTGGCAAAGAAAGTTACATCGCGCGACCCGCGCTCACGTCAGCGGGGAAAGTGGTTGGGGCAGGAGAGCAAAGGCATCACCACAATGGCTACAACGGTGAGTTCCTGTCACGTCGCAGGACATCAGaactctctcctttccttgcCGCAGTCGCGTGAGACAGCCGTAGAGGTGTCGCTCGTGCAGAATCTCAAGAAACAGATTGCATGTCTGGAGTTACAGCTACGCGTTATGAAGCAGCAACAAGACGCGATGGCGCGTATGCATCGTGACTCCAGTGCACGTCACGACGCCGAGCGTGCAAAGACGTCGAGGACGACGTCAGCAGCTCGTCTCATGAGTGTTGAGCTCCCCCTGCTGCATGCAGAGCGCATTCGCCACGCGGATGCAGCTGCCGTAACTGTGAAGACACCTCAGTCCGACGACGATGCTATAGCGCGCATGCGTGGAGTTCCTGCAGCGTACCAGACGGAGCGTAGCATTCTTCTCCACAATCTCGAATCGCTGACGAAGGATGTGGAGGGGCTGCAGGGTCTTGCCTTGCATCTCGGGCGGGAGCGGGACTTGATGGCGACTGAGGTTATCGACTtccgcgctgcgctgcgggagATGAAGATCGAGAATGAGGCCATGGCCGCTGAGTGCGCCGCCATGCACCAGCTGTTGGAGACCGAAAAGGCTCTGCGGCgtgcagcagaggaaagcgTGAGTCCCAGTACGAAAGGGGCCTCGTCGCACAGAAACATCATGACCGCAGCGGACGCTCTCAGTCAGCGTGCCTACTACAAACTGCAGGCGGAGCggacggcggaggcgctcacTCTAACAAAGGCAAAAGTGCATACGCTATCGGTCGCGCTTCAGCGGGAGCGTGACGCAGCGAAGATACtcgaggcgcagctgtgtgGTGGGCTGGATCGCATTGCTCTGATGGAGCGCCGCGAGAGTGCGTTGGCTCTCTACTACCAACAGCTGAGCGGCCGGTTTGTTACAATCTCCTCCATGCTGCGCCACGTGCTGGACGTCGTACCAAATGAGCTACTGCAACACCAGCGCATACCGTCGCCCGAGCGCGTGCCTGCCAGTCAATCAGCAGCAGACGAAATGACGATGGCCGAGCTGCGTGAAACACTTGATGCATGGCATAGCGAGACCACAGCGGTGATGGCCAACGCACAGCACACAACAGAGACAATCACCGGCGGCGCGCTGGCGCTTTTTGAGGCAACCACAGTGACAACAGTCTCGATCACCAGTGACGGAGATGACGAGCCGCCATTCATCAgcgaagaagcggcagtgACAGTTCCGCCTCCGCGGATCGAAGTGGCGCAGCAAAGCgagccgctgccaccgccgctacaCAACCCTTTTGTGGAcgtcggcgcagctgcgcagatGGCTGTGGTGTTGCAGGACGCGCAGAGGGGTGACAGACaggacacacacaaccaAGGGGCTACCGTGTCGGTGCCGATGAAGTCCGAAGAACTCAGCGTACCTACTGAACCAGACTCGGAGATGATGCCAtcgccagcggcaccacaAAGAGCACTGCTGGCTGAAAAGACATCGGTGGTCAACCCCACCGCCGTGTATCACGCGGCGGAGATATACAAGTCAGCAGAGCTACCTGTTAACGAGAAGAGCGGCGCGGTGCACGTTGTGTTTGCTCCTGCTGAACCCTTCGAAAAGAAACAGACGGCAGAAATGACGGCCGAGAGCTCTTTGGCAGCGCCCGTCGAGAAGGGTATTACCGCCGACATTCCTGTGGACGCACCTTCGTCTTCTGGCGACACCTACGAGGTACCACCGGCGGCGGAGACCCCTTCCGGCATCACACCACTTTCGCCAGTAACGCCGTCTCTGAATGCAGCCCTGGCAGCGCACGTGATTAGCGACAATGACCCTATTCCGGTGTTGTCCTCTAAGGTCGCTTCATTGGACGGCGAGGACACGCCGGCTTTTCATCCGCCTCACTCTCTTACCTTTACGGCGACGGTCGTGCCAGAGGAGGAGTCGCCGGCCCCGACATCAGAGGGAGGTGTAGCGAGTGAAAACGGTGTGCTGCTACAGGAGCCGCAGTCCACCGAGGCTGACAAGACGCCGCCAGCTGGAAATCTCGAACCACCGACGACAGGCGAGCAAGTGAGGAGGGATGCTGGAACGGAGACCGCAGCCGCTGGTGAGGCAGTGCCGGCTGTGGAAATCGCCGTACCCCGTGTCCCACTTCCGCTGCTATCCACTGTCACTCCACTTCAGGCACCATCTCCGCCAAGGAGCACTttgccgccatcgccgctggGCGTTGCGATTTCACCTCCACTCCATCAAGCCTTCCTCCCTGTGTTGCTTCCGCCGGCGGTGCTTCCACCACCGATAGCCGCAATACCGACCAGTGTTCTGCCGACCCCTCCAGTGCCACCTCCCTTGGAGCAACAACTGGAGCTGCTGAATGTGCGCATTGACACGCAAGAGGCCGCGCTGGCAGAGATGGTGCGGAGGTATGGGGGGAGTTCGTGA
- a CDS encoding hypothetical protein (TriTrypDB/GeneDB-style sysID: LpmP.28.1110), producing MPGYSSGCRHPGPSVNLSGRTNDSHVLQFGLMEPSTDEHSNADSSPIAREGEDASGLYAVTTALNALEASRQPLRTLEQISAALTACAPYLPLRVEVEPDLSSTMLIPTVDTEATPAKADLASKQPATISTSPAVPLDVHILGPLLPCRTPQALRTLEDILLEDCEGSRLPFCALHCADLDLRRVRVGEDSDYAPPTIAASVQRAPSDPSLDLLVSPTTEAYSSCTAIVSQVLDFLKHLVAARAAQLTTLHFTRCYVVPHDLGQSIPLPLATVRRLRFEHCSLTPAHVGALLELARQQDALASSKLAEACGVIGLSSHRSRSFGALEELQLSGSLTSECIAELLDYVEEQQQYRKADGEAIALRALCVPSSVVRTTRTHPFVQANGSRISVWSVCV from the coding sequence ATGCCGGGCTACTCCTCTGGATGTCGTCACCCTGGGCCAAGTGTGAACCTCTCAGGGCGAACCAATGACAGTCATGTCTTGCAGTTCGGCCTGATGGAGCCGTCCACAGACGAGCACAGCAACGCCGACTCAAGCCCGATCGCAAGGGAGGGCGAGGATGCAAGCGGTCTGTACGCGGTGACGACGGCGTTGAACGCGTTGGAGGCAAGCCGGCAGCCTCTCCGAACGCTGGAGCAAATTTCCGCGGCCCTCACCGCGTGTGCACCatacctccctctccgtgtgGAGGTGGAGCCTGATCTGAGCAGTACGATGTTAATTCCTACTGTTGACACGGAGGCGACGCCTGCCAAAGCAGACTTGGCATCGAAGCAGCCGGCGAccatctccacctcgcccGCAGTCCCGCTCGACGTCCATATTTTGGGTCCATTGCTACCGTGCCGGACGCCACAGGCACTGCGGACATTGGAAGACATTCTTCTGGAGGACTGCGAAGGCAGTCGACTGCCCTTTTGTGCGCTGCACTGCGCAGACTTGGATCTGCGACGAGTAAGAGTGGGCGAAGACAGCGATTACGCTCCTCCCACCATTGCCGCGTCCGTACAGCGAGCGCCGAGCGACCCATCTCTTGACCTGCTTGTGTCTCCCACGACGGAGGCGTACTCGAGTTGCACCGCGATTGTGTCACAAGTGCTAGATTTCCTGAAACATCTTGTTGCCGCACGCGCTGCTCAGCTCACCACACTACACTTCACGCGGTGCTACGTTGTGCCGCATGACCTGGGTCAGTCGATCCCGCTGCCGCTAGCCACAGTGCGACGGCTGCGGTTTGAACACTGCTCACTCACTCCCGCCCATGTTGGCGCGCTCTTAGAGCtcgcgcggcagcaggaTGCGCTGGCGTCATCGAAGCTTGCAGAGGCATGCGGCGTTATTGGCCTGTCGTCTCACCGAAGCCGATCGTTTGGTGCTCTCGAGGAACTGCAGCTTAGCGGATCTCTAACGTCTGAATGCATCGCCGAGCTGCTAGACTacgtggaggagcagcagcaataccGGAAAGCGGACGGCGAGGCGATCGCCTTACGTGCACTGTGCGTTCCGTCGTCAGTGGTGCGAACGACGAGAACTCACCCGTTCGTACAGGCCAACGGCAGCCGAATTAGCGTGTGGAGTGTCTGCGTGTAG